In Daucus carota subsp. sativus chromosome 4, DH1 v3.0, whole genome shotgun sequence, one DNA window encodes the following:
- the LOC108217646 gene encoding ACT domain-containing protein ACR12 isoform X1: MAAIANNTALFSSSSTPRSRELFVNSKNLSFTSAHFRSSTHFCNKMIVYASIDGVDSVSSTSLKSELDADYVPMPIVHIDQDSDSDATMVQVSFGDRLGALIDTMKSLKDLGLDVVKGTVSTEGAVTQTKFLITRLETGRKVEDPDLLERIRLTIINNLLKYHPESSERLAMGEAFGIKAPEKKLDVDIATHIHVKDDGPTRSLLSIETADRPGLLLEVIKIVADTNVTVESAEIDTEGLVAKDKFHVSYRGAALNSTLSQVLINCLRYYLRRPESDEDSY, translated from the exons ATGGCTGCCATCGCCAACAACACTGCTCTATTCTCATCATCGTCGACACCGAGGAGCAGAGAGCTGTTCGTCAACTCTAAGAATCTCTCTTTTACTTCGGCTCACTTCCGATCATCCACTCATTTCTGCAACAA GATGATTGTTTATGCTTCTATTGACGGTGTTGACTCTGTCAGCTCTACCTCTCTg AAGTCTGAGCTAGATGCTGATTACGTGCCAATGCCAATTGTTCATATTGATCAAGATTCAGATTCAGACGCCACAATGGTGCAAGTTAGCTTTGGGGATCGTCTTGGTGCTCTAATTGATACG ATGAAGTCACTAAAAGATTTGGGCCTGGATGTGGTAAAAGGAACTGTTAGCACAGAAGGCGCAGTCACCCAAACAAAGTTTCTGATCACACGCCT GGAAACTGGACGCAAAGTCGAAGATCCTGATCTTCTAGAAAGAATTCGATTGACTATTATCAACAACTTATTAAAGTATCATCCA GAATCCAGTGAAAGGCTAGCAATGGGGGAGGCTTTTGGCATAAAAGCACCAGAAAAGAAG CTTGATGTTGATATTGCAACTCATATACATGTGAAGGATGATGGGCCTACAAGGAG TTTGCTCTCTATAGAGACAGCAGATCGACCTGGATTGTTGCTGGAAGTCATCAAAATTGTGGCTGATACTAATGTTACCGTTGAATCAGCAGAGATTGATACAGAA GGTTTGGTAGCTAAAGATAAGTTTCATGTTAGCTACCGAGGAGCAGCACTAAACAGTACCTTATCCCAG GTTTTAATCAACTGCCTGCGTTACTACCTCCGGAGGCCAGAGTCTGATGAAGATAGTTACTAA
- the LOC108217648 gene encoding calmodulin-7 isoform X3: MADQLTDDQISEFKEAFSLFDKDGDGCITTKELGTVMRSLGQNPTEAELQDMINEVDADGNGTIDFPEFLNLMARKMKDTDSEEELKEAFRVFDKDQNGFISAAELRHVMTNLGEKLTDEEVDEMIREADVDGDGQINYEEFVKVMMAKVLT, encoded by the exons ATGGCCGATCAGCTCACCGATGATCAGATCTCCGAGTTCAAGGAGGCTTTCAGCCTGTTCGACAAGGATGGCGATG GTTGTATCACTACCAAGGAGCTTGGAACAGTGATGAGGTCCTTGGGACAGAATCCAACAGAGGCTGAGCTTCAAGATATGATCAATGAGGTTGATGCCGATGGGAATGGGACAATAGATTTTCCAGAGTTTCTCAACTTGATGGCAAGAAAGATGAAGGACACGGACTCTGAGGAAGAGCTCAAGGAGGCATTTCGGGTGTTTGATAAGGACCAAAATGGCTTCATCTCTGCAGCCGAGCTTCGACATGTTATGACAAACCTTGGGGAGAAGCTGACTGATGAAGAAGTCGATGAGATGATTCGCGAGGCCGATGTGGACGGTGATGGGCAAATCAACTATGAGGAGTTCGTCAAGGTCATGATGGCTAA AGTACTTACATGA
- the LOC108217646 gene encoding ACT domain-containing protein ACR12 isoform X2, with amino-acid sequence MAAIANNTALFSSSSTPRSRELFVNSKNLSFTSAHFRSSTHFCNKMIVYASIDGVDSVSSTSLSELDADYVPMPIVHIDQDSDSDATMVQVSFGDRLGALIDTMKSLKDLGLDVVKGTVSTEGAVTQTKFLITRLETGRKVEDPDLLERIRLTIINNLLKYHPESSERLAMGEAFGIKAPEKKLDVDIATHIHVKDDGPTRSLLSIETADRPGLLLEVIKIVADTNVTVESAEIDTEGLVAKDKFHVSYRGAALNSTLSQVLINCLRYYLRRPESDEDSY; translated from the exons ATGGCTGCCATCGCCAACAACACTGCTCTATTCTCATCATCGTCGACACCGAGGAGCAGAGAGCTGTTCGTCAACTCTAAGAATCTCTCTTTTACTTCGGCTCACTTCCGATCATCCACTCATTTCTGCAACAA GATGATTGTTTATGCTTCTATTGACGGTGTTGACTCTGTCAGCTCTACCTCTCTg TCTGAGCTAGATGCTGATTACGTGCCAATGCCAATTGTTCATATTGATCAAGATTCAGATTCAGACGCCACAATGGTGCAAGTTAGCTTTGGGGATCGTCTTGGTGCTCTAATTGATACG ATGAAGTCACTAAAAGATTTGGGCCTGGATGTGGTAAAAGGAACTGTTAGCACAGAAGGCGCAGTCACCCAAACAAAGTTTCTGATCACACGCCT GGAAACTGGACGCAAAGTCGAAGATCCTGATCTTCTAGAAAGAATTCGATTGACTATTATCAACAACTTATTAAAGTATCATCCA GAATCCAGTGAAAGGCTAGCAATGGGGGAGGCTTTTGGCATAAAAGCACCAGAAAAGAAG CTTGATGTTGATATTGCAACTCATATACATGTGAAGGATGATGGGCCTACAAGGAG TTTGCTCTCTATAGAGACAGCAGATCGACCTGGATTGTTGCTGGAAGTCATCAAAATTGTGGCTGATACTAATGTTACCGTTGAATCAGCAGAGATTGATACAGAA GGTTTGGTAGCTAAAGATAAGTTTCATGTTAGCTACCGAGGAGCAGCACTAAACAGTACCTTATCCCAG GTTTTAATCAACTGCCTGCGTTACTACCTCCGGAGGCCAGAGTCTGATGAAGATAGTTACTAA
- the LOC108217648 gene encoding calmodulin-7 isoform X2 translates to MADQLTDDQISEFKEAFSLFDKDGDGCITTKELGTVMRSLGQNPTEAELQDMINEVDADGNGTIDFPEFLNLMARKMKDTDSEEELKEAFRVFDKDQNGFISAAELRHVMTNLGEKLTDEEVDEMIREADVDGDGQINYEEFVKVMMANSLVTTDTQI, encoded by the exons ATGGCCGATCAGCTCACCGATGATCAGATCTCCGAGTTCAAGGAGGCTTTCAGCCTGTTCGACAAGGATGGCGATG GTTGTATCACTACCAAGGAGCTTGGAACAGTGATGAGGTCCTTGGGACAGAATCCAACAGAGGCTGAGCTTCAAGATATGATCAATGAGGTTGATGCCGATGGGAATGGGACAATAGATTTTCCAGAGTTTCTCAACTTGATGGCAAGAAAGATGAAGGACACGGACTCTGAGGAAGAGCTCAAGGAGGCATTTCGGGTGTTTGATAAGGACCAAAATGGCTTCATCTCTGCAGCCGAGCTTCGACATGTTATGACAAACCTTGGGGAGAAGCTGACTGATGAAGAAGTCGATGAGATGATTCGCGAGGCCGATGTGGACGGTGATGGGCAAATCAACTATGAGGAGTTCGTCAAGGTCATGATGGCTAA CTCATTGGTCACCACGGATACTCAAATTTAG
- the LOC108217648 gene encoding calmodulin-7 isoform X1, producing the protein MADQLTDDQISEFKEAFSLFDKDGDGCITTKELGTVMRSLGQNPTEAELQDMINEVDADGNGTIDFPEFLNLMARKMKDTDSEEELKEAFRVFDKDQNGFISAAELRHVMTNLGEKLTDEEVDEMIREADVDGDGQINYEEFVKVMMAKRMSMRYDDSIKFRKISKKRPFRIRRILMGRIHMDRSCTIL; encoded by the exons ATGGCCGATCAGCTCACCGATGATCAGATCTCCGAGTTCAAGGAGGCTTTCAGCCTGTTCGACAAGGATGGCGATG GTTGTATCACTACCAAGGAGCTTGGAACAGTGATGAGGTCCTTGGGACAGAATCCAACAGAGGCTGAGCTTCAAGATATGATCAATGAGGTTGATGCCGATGGGAATGGGACAATAGATTTTCCAGAGTTTCTCAACTTGATGGCAAGAAAGATGAAGGACACGGACTCTGAGGAAGAGCTCAAGGAGGCATTTCGGGTGTTTGATAAGGACCAAAATGGCTTCATCTCTGCAGCCGAGCTTCGACATGTTATGACAAACCTTGGGGAGAAGCTGACTGATGAAGAAGTCGATGAGATGATTCGCGAGGCCGATGTGGACGGTGATGGGCAAATCAACTATGAGGAGTTCGTCAAGGTCATGATGGCTAA GAGAATGAGCATGAGATATGATGACAGCATAAAGTTCAGAAAAATCTCAAAGAAGCGCCCATTTCGTATACGAAGAATTCTTATGGGTCGGATTCATATGGATCGTTCCTGCACCATCCTTTAA
- the LOC108217643 gene encoding calcium-dependent protein kinase 26 produces the protein MGNTCRGSFGVKQYQEGGLIPPQEHSSSKGSSNNNSNNSTTTITPQEFVKENNHSPIPDNNHKDHILALVSPKKDNTMNRTGNSQSHYVLGHITPNIRDLYTLGRKLGQGQFGTTYLCTENTTGTEYACKSISKRKLISREDVEDVRREIQIMHHLAGHSNIVTIKGAYEDHLYVHIVMELCNGGELFDRIIQRGHYSERKAAELTKIIVGVVESCHSLGVMHRDLKPENFLLVNKDDDFSLKAIDFGLSVFFKPGQIFSDVVGSPYYVAPEVLLKHYGPEADVWTAGVILYILLSGVPPFWAETQQGIFDAVLKGTIDFDSDPWPVISDSAKDLITKMLCSRPSDRLTAHEVLCHPWICENGVAPDRSLDPAVLSRLKQFSAMNKLKKMALRVIAESLSEEEIAGLKEMFKTMDTDNSGAITFDELKAGLRKYGSTLKDTEIRDLMDAADVDNSGTIDYGEFVAATLHLNKLEREEHLVAAFKYFDKDSSGYITVDELQQAWAEHNMTDVFLEDIIKEVDQDNDGRIDYGEFVAMMQKDNAGIGRRTMRNSLNISMRDVDVRGAL, from the exons ATGGGCAATACATGCCGTGGATCTTTTGGAGTAAAACAATACCAGGAAGGGGGCTTAATTCCCCCTCAAGAACATTCTAGCTCCAAGGGCAGCAGCAACAACAACTCCAACAACTCAACTACCACTATAACACCTCAAGAATTTGTGAAGGAGAACAACCATTCCCCAATTCCTGACAATAATCACAAGGACCATATTCTAGCGCTTGTTAGCCCTAAAAAGGATAACACTATGAATCGTACCGGCAACAGCCAGTCTCATTATGTCTTGGGTCACATCACACCTAATATTCGTGATCTTTACACTCTGGGACGTAAATTAGGACAAGGCCAATTCGGCACTACTTATTTATGCACGGAGAATACCACGGGAACTGAATATGCATGCAAATCTATCTCCAAAAGGAAGCTCATATCTAGAGAAGATGTGGAGGATGTTAGGAGGGAGATTCAGATAATGCACCACCTTGCTGGTCACAGCAATATTGTCACCATTAAGGGTGCCTATGAGGACCATCTGTATGTCCATATTGTCATGGAGCTCTGTAATGGGGGTGAGCTGTTTGATAGGATTATTCAGAGGGGACACTATAGTGAGAGAAAGGCGGCTGAATTAACAAAGATTATTGTAGGCGTGGTTGAGTCATGTCATTCACTTGGGGTTATGCATAGAGATCTAAAACCCGAGAACTTTTTGTTAGTTAACAAGGATGATGATTTCTCTCTCAAAGCAATTGATTTTGGACTTTCAGTTTTTTTCAAGCCAG GTCAGATTTTCAGTGATGTGGTTGGAAGCCCATATTATGTTGCTCCCGAGGTTCTTTTGAAGCACTATGGTCCAGAAGCAGATGTATGGACAGCAGGGGTTATACTATATATACTGCTAAGTGGTGTGCCTCCTTTCTGGGCAG AAACCCAGCAGGGGATATTTGATGCAGTTTTGAAAGGAACCATTGATTTTGATTCAGATCCTTGGCCTGTGATTTCTGATAGTGCGAAGGATCTCATCACAAAGATGTTATGCTCACGGCCTTCTGATCGCTTGACTGCTCATGAAGTCttat GTCATCCTTGGATTTGCGAAAATGGAGTGGCACCTGATAGATCCCTGGATCCAGCTGTACTATCTCGACTCAAACAATTCTCTGCGATGAataagttgaagaagatggctTTACGG GTTATAGCTGAAAGTTTATCAGAGGAGGAAATTGCTGGTTTGAAAGAAATGTTCAAAACTATGGATACTGATAACAGTGGTGCGATCACATTTGATGAACTCAAGGCTGGTTTAAGAAAATATGGTTCAACCTTGAAGGATACAGAGATACGTGACCTTATGGACGCT GCTGATGTAGATAATAGCGGGACTATAGACTATGGAGAATTTGTAGCAGCAACACTTCATTTGAACAAACTTGAACGCGAGGAACATCTCGTGGCTGCATTTAAGTATTTTGACAAAGATAGCAGTGGCTATATTACAGTTGATGAACTCCAGCAAGCTTGGGCAGAACATAACATGACTGATGTATTCCTTGAAGATATTATTAAAGAAGTTGATCAAGATAAC GATGGGAGGATTGATTATGGTGAATTTGTTGCTATGATGCAAAAGGACAATGCAGGAATCGGAAGACGAACCATGCGAAACAGCCTGAATATAAGCATGAGAGATGTAGATGTACGCGGAGCTCTATAG